A stretch of the Myxococcus guangdongensis genome encodes the following:
- a CDS encoding protein kinase domain-containing protein — protein sequence MAEGIPSASAVPGEPRPGRRLGHQFELVQRLKVGRGISTWAGVDLSTGERVAIKVTSTTALVPATRHRMEHEAATLARLDSPFVVAVRHIGTSEDWLYLVTPWLTGESLEARLERGVLSVPEALALGRGLLSALAEAHHHGVLHRDVKPANLIVSGEPLSRATLIDFGLARSERLDASLRDLPVGTARYLSPEQAGLLHRPVEATSDLYSTGVVLFESLAGVPLFTGDSVGEVLRQHLSARPRLRAVGVDAPRALEELVSRLLQTDPSDRYQSAASALADLLELEDALARGQAEPELITGARDSRRSLTEPSFVGRHEEVATLERELEHTVTDPGRLVVVEAESGGGKSRLLEELSARAPRHHAWVLQGQGQDQAARRPFQLFTGVASAITQALASRPALAQALRERLAGQEAGLCMVLPQLEPLLCPAPHASPRGLGPESLGESRGIQALTALLGALGTRDEPAVVVLDDCQWADELTLRALEGWSQARRQGQGRVLVVVAFRGEDIGPTHVLRRLAPNAHLRLSALGASEVTRLTESMAGALPREATELVTRLSEGNPFMASAVLHGLVEDGVLVPGASGWSVEPTAMAHARSSRQAASFLVRRLRLLPLASRRLLSVGAVLGKSFELSRLEALSGVSREHLSAALEEPRRRHMLWEEGARYTFVHDKLREVLLDMLTPQRRRELHRQAARSAAAQPTKDSFELAYHFDAAGEDTQALPHALIAAELARGRFALESAELNYRIAERGAADADASIRFRVAAGLGNVLMLRGRYEESRQQLERAQSLAREKQEQARILGQLGELAFKRGDFGEATLALEQGLKLMGRWVPPRGVLTGASAAWEILAQAAHTVAPRWFLARRPIEGGTEDLQAVRLYSRLAYGYWYRRGRAAVLWAHLRDLNLAERYPPTPELAQAYSEHSPALTTLPWFERAYAYAEKSLSLRQEQNDIWGQGQTLHFYGLACYASSRFDDCIEKCTQAIRLLERTGDPWEVNNATFQVAMALYRLGRLRESLETSQRLHAAALALGDRYSVRLGLEAWAKASDGRLPGTLLEGELNNPDQPDPQSFAGVLQADALHRMRQGDAAGAVAVLERAARLVDEAHLRQEYVAPITPLLATALRQLAETTSPLAAARRRALLERAEKTAKDAHALARTYRNNLPHALRERALVAALRGQERQARSWLEQSLQSARDLKMRHEHARSLKARGELGRALGWPGAEADLSLATRELAEMEEGLSPEVVEPGGTRALSLVDRFPRVLEAGRRLASALSREAVFEAVRQSMLELLRAEHCAIVDPRELSEDEDTEGPSRTALSRAMETGRITVMGQGLPGGASESMELLGVRSLLCAPLQVRGKTVACVLATHRQVGALFGEVEEHLTEFVTVLAGTALENAENFEAEQEAVRRRDDFLSIAAHELKTPLTSLQLHIQGLQAQARASGDAGLSPRKLSTKLESASAQTQRLGRLVSDLLDISRLAQGQLHIKLSEVDLVALVQGQLERSREALVRAECPVRLDAHAPRLTGSWDAMRLEQVVGNLLSNAMKYGAGQPIEITLREEKNGLALLRVRDFGIGIADEDRARIFGRFERAVSVRHYGGFGLGLWIVREIVQALGGAIDVESTPGEGSTFTVTLPCSGPSSQQESPGPPVH from the coding sequence ATGGCTGAAGGCATCCCATCCGCCAGCGCCGTTCCAGGAGAGCCGCGGCCCGGCCGCCGACTGGGCCACCAGTTCGAGCTCGTCCAGCGGTTGAAGGTCGGCCGGGGAATCTCCACGTGGGCGGGTGTGGACCTGAGCACCGGGGAGCGCGTGGCCATCAAGGTGACCTCCACCACGGCGCTCGTCCCCGCCACGCGCCACCGCATGGAGCACGAGGCCGCCACGCTCGCGCGGCTCGACAGCCCCTTCGTCGTCGCCGTGCGCCACATCGGCACCTCGGAGGACTGGCTGTACCTGGTCACCCCCTGGCTGACGGGAGAGTCCCTGGAGGCGCGCCTGGAGCGCGGCGTGCTGAGCGTCCCCGAAGCGCTCGCGCTGGGCCGGGGCCTGCTGTCCGCGCTGGCCGAGGCCCACCACCACGGCGTGCTGCACCGCGACGTGAAGCCCGCCAACCTCATCGTCTCCGGCGAGCCGCTGTCACGCGCCACGCTGATTGATTTCGGGCTCGCCCGCAGCGAGCGCCTCGACGCGTCCCTCAGGGACCTGCCGGTGGGCACCGCGCGCTACCTGTCCCCGGAGCAGGCGGGCCTCCTGCACCGCCCCGTGGAGGCCACGTCGGACCTGTACTCCACGGGCGTCGTCCTCTTCGAGTCGCTGGCTGGGGTCCCCCTCTTCACGGGCGACTCGGTGGGCGAGGTCCTTCGTCAGCACCTGTCCGCGCGGCCCCGGCTGCGCGCGGTGGGCGTGGACGCGCCGCGCGCATTGGAGGAGCTCGTCTCGCGCCTGTTGCAGACGGACCCGTCGGATCGCTACCAGTCGGCGGCCTCCGCGCTGGCGGACCTGCTGGAGCTGGAGGACGCGCTGGCCCGGGGCCAGGCGGAGCCGGAGCTCATCACCGGCGCGAGGGACTCCCGACGCAGCCTCACCGAGCCCTCCTTCGTCGGCCGCCACGAGGAGGTCGCCACGCTGGAGCGCGAGCTCGAGCACACGGTGACGGACCCGGGGCGACTGGTGGTGGTGGAGGCCGAGTCTGGCGGCGGCAAGAGCCGGCTGCTCGAGGAGCTCTCCGCCCGCGCTCCGCGACACCACGCGTGGGTGCTGCAGGGACAGGGGCAGGACCAGGCCGCGCGGAGGCCCTTCCAGCTCTTCACGGGCGTGGCCTCGGCCATCACCCAGGCGCTCGCGTCGAGGCCCGCGCTGGCCCAGGCGCTGCGTGAGCGGCTCGCTGGACAGGAGGCGGGGCTGTGCATGGTGCTGCCGCAGTTGGAGCCGCTGCTGTGCCCCGCGCCGCACGCCTCCCCGCGGGGACTGGGGCCCGAGTCTCTCGGTGAGAGCCGCGGCATCCAGGCACTCACCGCGCTGCTCGGCGCGCTGGGCACGCGGGACGAGCCCGCCGTCGTGGTGCTCGACGACTGCCAGTGGGCGGATGAGCTGACGCTGCGGGCCCTGGAGGGTTGGTCACAGGCGAGGCGCCAGGGACAGGGACGGGTGCTCGTCGTCGTCGCCTTCCGCGGTGAGGACATCGGCCCCACGCACGTGCTGCGCAGGCTGGCGCCCAACGCGCACTTACGGCTGTCCGCGCTGGGGGCTTCGGAGGTGACGCGCCTGACGGAGTCCATGGCGGGCGCGCTGCCGCGCGAGGCCACGGAGCTGGTGACGCGGCTGTCGGAGGGCAACCCCTTCATGGCGAGCGCGGTGCTGCACGGGCTGGTGGAGGACGGCGTGCTGGTGCCGGGGGCCTCCGGTTGGAGCGTGGAGCCGACGGCGATGGCGCACGCGCGCTCGTCCCGGCAGGCCGCGAGCTTCCTCGTGCGGCGGCTGCGCCTGTTGCCCCTGGCCTCGCGGCGATTGCTCTCGGTGGGCGCGGTGCTGGGCAAGTCCTTCGAGCTGTCACGCCTGGAGGCCCTTTCGGGCGTGTCGCGCGAGCACTTGAGCGCCGCGCTGGAGGAGCCGCGTCGCCGTCACATGCTGTGGGAGGAGGGCGCGCGCTACACCTTCGTGCACGACAAGCTGCGCGAGGTGCTGCTGGACATGCTGACGCCGCAGAGACGGCGGGAGCTGCACCGACAGGCGGCGCGCTCGGCGGCGGCCCAGCCGACGAAGGACTCGTTCGAGCTGGCCTACCACTTCGACGCCGCGGGTGAGGACACGCAGGCGCTGCCCCACGCGCTCATCGCGGCGGAGCTGGCGCGCGGGAGGTTCGCGCTGGAGTCCGCGGAGCTCAACTACCGCATCGCCGAGCGCGGCGCGGCGGACGCGGACGCGAGCATCCGCTTCCGCGTCGCGGCGGGCCTGGGCAACGTCCTCATGCTGCGCGGCCGCTACGAGGAGTCCCGTCAGCAACTGGAGCGCGCGCAGTCGCTTGCGAGGGAGAAGCAGGAGCAGGCGCGCATCCTCGGCCAGTTGGGCGAGCTCGCCTTCAAGCGCGGCGACTTCGGCGAGGCGACGCTCGCGCTGGAGCAGGGCCTGAAGCTGATGGGACGCTGGGTGCCGCCCCGAGGCGTGCTCACCGGCGCGAGCGCCGCGTGGGAAATCCTCGCGCAGGCCGCGCACACGGTGGCGCCGAGGTGGTTCCTCGCGCGTCGTCCCATCGAGGGAGGCACCGAGGACCTCCAGGCCGTGCGGCTCTACAGCCGGCTCGCGTATGGCTACTGGTACCGACGGGGCCGCGCGGCGGTGTTGTGGGCGCACCTCAGGGACTTGAACCTCGCAGAGCGCTATCCGCCCACGCCCGAGCTGGCGCAGGCGTACTCGGAGCACTCGCCCGCGCTGACCACCCTGCCCTGGTTCGAGCGGGCCTATGCGTACGCGGAGAAGTCGCTGTCCCTGCGCCAGGAGCAGAATGACATCTGGGGCCAGGGCCAGACGCTGCACTTCTATGGGCTCGCCTGCTACGCCTCCTCGCGCTTCGACGACTGCATCGAGAAGTGCACCCAGGCCATCCGCCTGCTCGAGCGCACCGGAGACCCGTGGGAGGTGAACAACGCCACGTTCCAGGTGGCCATGGCCCTCTACCGCCTGGGCCGGCTGCGCGAGTCGCTGGAGACCAGCCAGCGACTGCACGCGGCCGCGCTGGCGCTGGGAGACCGCTACTCGGTGCGGCTGGGCCTGGAGGCCTGGGCCAAGGCGTCCGACGGGAGGCTGCCGGGCACGCTTCTCGAAGGCGAGCTGAACAACCCGGACCAGCCGGACCCGCAGAGCTTCGCGGGCGTGCTCCAGGCGGACGCCCTCCATCGGATGCGTCAGGGCGACGCGGCGGGCGCGGTGGCGGTGCTGGAGCGGGCCGCGCGGCTCGTCGACGAGGCCCACCTGCGTCAGGAGTACGTGGCCCCCATCACCCCGCTGCTCGCCACCGCGCTGCGCCAGCTCGCGGAGACCACCTCGCCCCTTGCAGCCGCGCGACGCCGCGCCCTGCTCGAGCGCGCCGAGAAGACGGCGAAGGACGCGCATGCCCTCGCGCGCACCTACCGCAACAACCTCCCTCATGCCCTGCGCGAGCGGGCCCTCGTCGCCGCGCTGCGAGGCCAGGAGCGCCAGGCCCGAAGCTGGCTCGAGCAGTCCCTCCAGTCGGCGCGCGACTTGAAGATGCGCCACGAGCACGCCCGGAGCCTGAAGGCGCGAGGAGAGCTGGGCCGCGCGCTCGGCTGGCCCGGCGCGGAGGCCGACCTGTCGCTGGCCACGCGTGAGCTGGCGGAGATGGAGGAGGGCCTCTCGCCCGAAGTCGTGGAGCCGGGGGGCACCCGCGCGCTCTCGCTGGTGGACCGCTTCCCGCGCGTGCTGGAGGCGGGGAGACGGCTCGCGTCGGCGCTGTCCCGCGAGGCGGTGTTCGAGGCGGTGCGCCAGTCCATGCTGGAGCTGTTGCGCGCCGAGCACTGCGCCATCGTGGACCCGCGCGAGCTGTCCGAGGACGAGGACACCGAGGGCCCCAGCCGCACCGCCCTCTCCCGCGCGATGGAGACGGGCCGCATCACCGTGATGGGCCAGGGACTTCCGGGCGGGGCGAGCGAGAGCATGGAGCTGCTCGGGGTCCGCTCGCTGTTGTGCGCGCCGCTCCAGGTCCGGGGCAAGACGGTGGCCTGCGTCCTGGCCACGCACCGTCAGGTGGGCGCCCTGTTCGGCGAGGTGGAGGAGCACCTGACGGAGTTCGTCACCGTGCTCGCGGGCACCGCCCTGGAGAACGCGGAGAACTTCGAGGCCGAGCAGGAGGCGGTGCGCCGCCGCGACGACTTCCTCTCCATCGCCGCCCACGAGTTGAAGACGCCGCTCACCTCGCTGCAGCTCCACATCCAGGGCCTCCAGGCCCAGGCGCGCGCCAGCGGTGACGCGGGCCTGTCCCCGCGCAAGCTCTCCACCAAGCTGGAGTCCGCCTCCGCGCAGACGCAGCGCTTGGGGCGACTGGTGAGTGACTTGCTGGACATCTCCCGGCTCGCCCAGGGGCAGCTGCACATCAAGCTCTCGGAGGTGGACCTGGTGGCGCTCGTCCAGGGCCAGCTCGAGCGCAGCCGCGAGGCGCTCGTGCGCGCGGAGTGCCCGGTGCGGCTCGACGCACACGCCCCCCGGCTCACCGGCTCCTGGGACGCGATGCGACTGGAGCAGGTGGTGGGCAACCTCCTCTCCAACGCGATGAAGTACGGCGCGGGCCAGCCGATTGAAATCACCCTGCGCGAGGAGAAGAACGGGCTCGCGCTGCTGCGGGTGCGCGACTTCGGCATCGGCATCGCCGACGAGGACCGCGCGCGCATCTTCGGCCGCTTCGAGCGCGCGGTGTCCGTGCGCCACTACGGCGGCTTCGGGCTGGGCCTGTGGATTGTCCGCGAAATCGTCCAGGCGCTGGGCGGCGCCATCGACGTGGAGAGCACGCCGGGCGAGGGCTCCACCTTCACCGTCACCCTGCCCTGCTCCGGGCCCTCCTCGCAGCAGGAGTCCCCGGGCCCACCGGTGCACTGA
- a CDS encoding fumarylacetoacetate hydrolase family protein — translation MKLATLKDGTRDGRLIVVKRDNSAYALATNVALTLQAALDDWDTKEPQLRALAQQLETDSVQSRPLDVKALHAPLPRAYEWIDGSAYINHVILVRKARNAEPPATLKTDPLVYQGGSGDFLAPTGDIPLADEAWGMDFESEVCVILGDTPQGTKAEDAGKHVKLLMLANDVSLRNLIPEELAKGFGFFQSKPATAFSPFAVTPDELGSAWREGRVHLRMRSVLNGVQVGDTDAGPEMHFSFFDLIQHLCKTRSYTAGTILGSGTVSNADRARGISCLAEQRMIETIEEGKPKTPFMKPGDTIDIEMSGEDGQSVFGRISQKVVKVP, via the coding sequence TTGAAGCTCGCGACGCTCAAGGATGGAACCCGTGACGGGCGGCTCATCGTCGTCAAGCGGGACAACTCGGCCTATGCGCTGGCCACCAACGTGGCGTTGACGCTGCAAGCGGCGCTGGATGACTGGGACACGAAGGAGCCGCAGCTGCGCGCGCTCGCCCAGCAGCTGGAGACGGACAGCGTGCAGAGCCGCCCGCTGGACGTGAAGGCGCTGCATGCGCCGCTGCCGCGCGCGTACGAGTGGATCGACGGCAGCGCGTACATCAACCACGTCATCCTGGTGCGCAAGGCGCGCAACGCCGAGCCGCCGGCCACGCTGAAGACGGACCCGCTGGTGTACCAGGGGGGCTCCGGAGACTTCCTGGCGCCCACCGGGGACATCCCGCTGGCGGACGAGGCGTGGGGCATGGACTTCGAGAGCGAGGTCTGCGTCATCCTCGGTGACACGCCGCAGGGGACGAAGGCGGAGGATGCGGGCAAGCACGTCAAGCTGCTGATGCTGGCCAATGACGTGTCGTTGCGGAACCTCATCCCGGAGGAGCTGGCGAAGGGCTTCGGCTTCTTCCAGAGCAAGCCGGCGACGGCGTTCAGTCCGTTCGCGGTGACGCCGGACGAGCTGGGCTCGGCGTGGCGCGAGGGCAGGGTGCATCTGCGCATGCGCTCGGTGCTCAACGGCGTGCAGGTGGGCGACACGGACGCGGGTCCGGAGATGCACTTCTCCTTCTTCGACCTCATCCAGCACCTGTGCAAGACGCGCAGCTACACGGCGGGCACCATCCTGGGCAGCGGCACCGTGTCCAACGCGGACCGCGCGCGGGGCATCTCGTGCCTGGCCGAGCAGCGGATGATCGAGACGATTGAGGAGGGCAAGCCGAAGACGCCCTTCATGAAGCCCGGGGACACCATCGACATCGAGATGTCGGGTGAGGATGGGCAGAGCGTGTTCGGGCGCATCTCGCAGAAGGTGGTGAAGGTCCCATGA
- the maiA gene encoding maleylacetoacetate isomerase translates to MKGLRLHNYWRSSASWRVRLTLHLKGQPFEYVAVHLLKDGGQQNSEAYRSVNPMRTVPTLEWTETDGTERRLSQSLAIVELLQERFPTPSLFPEDSYLRARTRMLAEYVNSGMQPLQNLAVLQRIKSELKGDDKAWGAYWNARGLEALETMVQPTAGRFCVGDTVSLADVCLVPQLYGARRFALDLSPYPTLLRIEAACAEHPAFQAAHPDRQPDAAPA, encoded by the coding sequence ATGAAGGGCCTTCGGTTGCACAACTACTGGCGCAGCTCCGCGTCGTGGCGGGTGCGCCTGACGTTGCACCTCAAGGGCCAGCCCTTCGAGTACGTGGCGGTGCACCTGCTCAAGGATGGTGGGCAGCAGAACTCGGAGGCGTATCGGAGCGTCAATCCGATGCGCACGGTGCCCACGCTGGAGTGGACGGAGACGGATGGGACGGAGCGGCGGTTGTCGCAGTCGCTCGCCATCGTGGAGTTGCTTCAGGAGCGCTTCCCGACGCCGTCGCTGTTCCCGGAGGACAGCTACCTGCGGGCTCGGACGCGGATGCTGGCGGAGTACGTGAACTCCGGCATGCAGCCGCTGCAGAACCTGGCGGTGTTGCAGCGCATCAAGAGTGAGCTGAAGGGCGACGACAAGGCGTGGGGCGCGTACTGGAATGCCCGGGGCCTGGAGGCGCTGGAGACGATGGTGCAGCCCACGGCGGGACGCTTCTGCGTGGGAGACACCGTGTCTCTGGCGGACGTGTGCCTGGTGCCGCAGCTGTATGGCGCGCGCCGGTTCGCGTTGGATTTGTCGCCGTACCCGACGCTGCTGCGCATCGAGGCCGCGTGCGCGGAGCATCCCGCCTTCCAGGCGGCGCACCCGGACCGTCAGCCGGACGCGGCGCCGGCCTGA
- a CDS encoding OsmC family protein gives MTTHDSKLLAAAVVESQAGYTQSIRTGKHHFQADEPEALGGADQGPAPYQLLVGSLGACTAITLKMYAARKGWELNPFTVKLKLLRENDVERVERVLSVGPAVTEEQKARLLEIAAKTPVTLTLSRALRIDTTFAPTA, from the coding sequence ATGACCACCCATGACTCCAAGCTGCTCGCGGCGGCCGTCGTCGAGAGCCAGGCCGGCTACACGCAGTCGATTCGCACCGGCAAGCATCACTTCCAGGCGGACGAGCCCGAGGCGCTGGGCGGCGCGGACCAGGGCCCCGCGCCCTACCAGTTGCTCGTCGGCTCACTGGGTGCGTGCACCGCCATCACGTTGAAGATGTACGCGGCGCGCAAGGGATGGGAGCTGAACCCCTTCACCGTGAAGCTCAAGCTGCTGCGCGAGAACGACGTGGAGCGCGTGGAGCGCGTGCTCTCGGTCGGCCCCGCCGTCACCGAGGAGCAGAAGGCGCGCCTGCTCGAAATCGCCGCGAAGACGCCCGTGACACTCACACTGTCACGCGCGTTGCGCATCGACACGACCTTCGCGCCGACGGCCTGA
- the chrA gene encoding chromate efflux transporter: MSPLESPHIASPDRAAVLRELALLFLRLGTTAFGGPAAHIALMEDEVVRRRRWLTREEFVDLLGAANLIPGPNSTELAIHIGHRRAGWLGLWVAGTCFILPAFLIVLGVAWGYARFGSLPDVSALLYGVKAVIIAVVAQALWGLTRTVVKGPLAAVIGIAAATLAFLGVDELLLLLLSGLAVFGWRAATRRGGASGPSAGMLVAPWSAVLPLGAASAAVPFSQQGLFLFFLKVGSVLYGSGYVLLAFLRSDLVQRLGWLTEAQLLDAVAVGQVTPGPVFTTATFIGYVLGGPVGATVATVGIFLPAFVFVALSGPLVPRLRASWVAGAFLDGVNVASLALMAVVTWQLGRAALVDMWTVGLAVVSAVLLIRFRVNSAWLVLGGGAVGWLVRSASGA; this comes from the coding sequence ATGTCGCCCCTGGAGTCCCCACACATCGCCTCGCCGGACCGCGCCGCAGTGCTGCGCGAGCTCGCGCTCTTGTTCCTTCGCCTGGGCACCACGGCCTTTGGTGGCCCCGCCGCGCACATCGCCCTGATGGAGGACGAAGTCGTGCGCCGTCGGCGCTGGCTCACGCGCGAGGAGTTCGTGGACCTGCTCGGCGCGGCCAACCTCATCCCTGGCCCCAACTCCACCGAGCTGGCCATCCACATCGGCCACCGTCGCGCGGGCTGGCTCGGCCTGTGGGTCGCGGGCACGTGCTTCATCCTCCCCGCGTTCCTCATCGTCCTCGGCGTCGCCTGGGGCTACGCGCGCTTCGGCTCGCTGCCCGACGTGAGCGCGCTGCTCTACGGCGTCAAGGCCGTCATCATCGCCGTGGTGGCCCAGGCCCTGTGGGGACTCACGCGCACCGTGGTGAAGGGCCCGCTCGCGGCTGTCATCGGAATCGCCGCCGCCACTTTGGCCTTCCTCGGCGTCGACGAGCTGCTGCTGTTGTTGCTGTCGGGGCTCGCCGTGTTCGGCTGGCGCGCGGCGACGCGTCGCGGAGGCGCCTCGGGGCCTTCGGCTGGAATGCTCGTCGCGCCGTGGAGCGCGGTGCTCCCGTTGGGCGCCGCGTCGGCGGCGGTGCCCTTCTCGCAACAGGGCCTGTTCCTCTTCTTCCTGAAGGTGGGCTCGGTGCTCTACGGCAGCGGCTATGTGCTGCTGGCGTTCCTGCGCTCGGACCTGGTGCAGCGGCTGGGCTGGTTGACCGAGGCACAGTTGCTCGACGCGGTGGCGGTGGGCCAGGTGACGCCCGGTCCCGTGTTCACCACGGCCACGTTCATCGGCTACGTGCTCGGCGGGCCCGTGGGCGCCACCGTGGCCACGGTGGGCATCTTCCTGCCCGCCTTCGTCTTCGTCGCGCTCAGCGGCCCGCTGGTGCCTCGGCTGCGCGCGTCCTGGGTCGCGGGGGCCTTCCTGGATGGCGTCAACGTGGCCTCGCTCGCGCTGATGGCCGTGGTGACGTGGCAGCTCGGCCGAGCGGCCCTGGTCGACATGTGGACCGTGGGGCTCGCCGTCGTGTCGGCCGTGCTGCTCATCCGCTTCCGCGTCAACTCCGCCTGGCTGGTGCTGGGCGGAGGCGCGGTGGGGTGGCTCGTCCGAAGTGCTAGCGGGGCGTGA
- a CDS encoding fused MFS/spermidine synthase, which produces MKPSSLTWLSFLSGATVMASEMAASRLVAPYFGSSTPVWAALISLVLGGLALGAHLGGRVADRAARLEPLRVALGVAALMLTALPFLARVLLPGATTAVMTGRPLEAMGRVALVVLVAIPPLLALGAVGPFLVRVGLGGVASAGAHAGRLSSASTLGSIVGTLLAAFVVLPWLGTARAMACFAGMLGLTATWGLGWRWRALAVGVPAAALVLGTHALPRHPQALEVAESPHAFLQVLESPSGTRSLVFDEGFAVQSTWVPGQPVRDEVFAHYLLTPAMARAEPRTPRVLVLGLGAGTSARGLRETYPGAYVVGVELDAMVVKLARQHFGLGTEVEVHIADARTFLRRDTRRYDAIIVDAFRFPYVPFHLTTREFAQEVAAHLEPGGVACFNVGRFRDERAVVRAVGGTLATVFPQVLAADARNHSNTLLFAGPEGMGERLSARTSSLPLSLQHLATRVVGELQPVASAQPLTDDRAPVEMLTDAILLKALMGSEALR; this is translated from the coding sequence ATGAAGCCCTCCTCGCTGACCTGGTTGTCCTTCCTCTCTGGCGCCACGGTGATGGCATCGGAGATGGCGGCCTCGCGACTGGTGGCGCCCTACTTCGGGAGCAGCACCCCGGTGTGGGCGGCGCTCATCTCCCTGGTGCTGGGCGGGCTGGCGCTGGGGGCTCACCTGGGCGGCAGGGTGGCGGACCGGGCCGCGAGGCTGGAGCCCCTGCGGGTGGCGCTCGGGGTGGCGGCGCTGATGCTCACCGCGCTGCCCTTCCTCGCGAGGGTGCTCCTGCCGGGGGCCACGACGGCGGTGATGACGGGCAGGCCGCTGGAGGCCATGGGGCGGGTGGCGCTGGTGGTGCTGGTGGCGATTCCGCCGCTGCTCGCCCTGGGCGCGGTGGGGCCGTTCCTGGTGCGCGTGGGGTTGGGGGGCGTGGCGTCGGCGGGGGCGCACGCGGGGAGGCTGTCGTCCGCGTCCACGCTGGGGAGCATCGTCGGGACGCTGCTGGCGGCCTTCGTGGTGCTGCCGTGGCTGGGCACGGCGCGGGCCATGGCGTGCTTCGCGGGGATGCTCGGGCTGACGGCGACGTGGGGGCTGGGGTGGCGATGGCGCGCGCTGGCGGTGGGGGTGCCCGCGGCGGCGCTGGTGCTGGGGACGCATGCGCTGCCCAGGCATCCGCAGGCGCTCGAGGTGGCCGAGTCGCCGCACGCCTTCCTCCAGGTGCTGGAGTCCCCAAGCGGCACGCGCAGCCTGGTCTTCGACGAGGGCTTCGCGGTGCAGAGCACGTGGGTGCCGGGCCAGCCGGTGCGCGACGAGGTGTTCGCGCACTACCTGCTGACGCCGGCGATGGCGCGCGCGGAGCCTCGGACGCCGCGCGTGCTGGTGTTGGGGCTGGGCGCGGGCACGAGCGCGCGGGGGCTGCGGGAGACGTACCCGGGGGCGTACGTCGTGGGCGTGGAGCTGGACGCGATGGTGGTGAAGCTGGCGCGCCAGCACTTCGGCCTGGGGACGGAGGTGGAGGTGCACATCGCGGACGCGCGCACGTTCCTGCGCCGGGACACGCGGCGCTACGACGCCATCATCGTGGACGCGTTCCGCTTCCCCTACGTGCCCTTCCACCTGACGACGCGCGAGTTCGCGCAAGAGGTGGCGGCGCACCTGGAGCCGGGCGGCGTGGCGTGCTTCAACGTGGGCCGCTTCCGCGACGAGCGCGCGGTGGTGCGCGCGGTGGGTGGGACGCTGGCCACGGTGTTCCCGCAGGTGCTCGCGGCGGATGCGCGCAACCACAGCAACACGCTGCTGTTCGCGGGGCCGGAGGGCATGGGGGAGCGGCTGAGCGCGCGGACGTCCTCGCTGCCCCTGTCGCTGCAGCACCTGGCGACGCGCGTGGTGGGGGAGCTGCAGCCGGTGGCCTCGGCGCAGCCGCTCACCGATGACCGGGCGCCGGTGGAGATGTTGACCGACGCCATCCTACTCAAGGCCCTGATGGGCTCGGAGGCGCTGCGGTGA